The Winogradskyella schleiferi genome has a window encoding:
- a CDS encoding response regulator → MDHIKILMVDDHPIIIEGYQNVLLATKQDHQTLHIETAHNCDEAVAMIEQASKKYPYHICFFDISLPASEDGKYASGEDLALLAKKLMPRTKIVILTMFNETYRIHNIIKEIDPQGFLIKSDLTSMELADGFQQILKSPPYYSTTVNNYLKKTVSSDIYVDNINRKILHLLSQGIKTKSLNEYIDISTSAIEKRKKQLKILFSVHDGKDETLLREAKDKGYL, encoded by the coding sequence ATGGACCACATTAAAATCCTAATGGTAGATGACCACCCAATTATTATTGAGGGTTATCAAAATGTGCTATTAGCTACGAAACAAGACCATCAAACCTTACATATTGAAACAGCTCATAATTGTGATGAAGCTGTTGCCATGATAGAACAAGCCTCAAAAAAATATCCTTATCATATTTGTTTTTTTGATATTAGTTTACCCGCTTCCGAAGACGGGAAGTATGCTTCTGGTGAAGACTTAGCTTTATTGGCAAAAAAGTTAATGCCCAGGACTAAGATCGTAATTCTGACTATGTTTAACGAAACCTATAGAATTCATAATATCATAAAAGAGATTGATCCACAAGGATTTCTCATAAAAAGTGATTTAACGTCCATGGAGTTGGCGGATGGTTTTCAACAAATATTAAAATCGCCACCTTATTACAGTACTACGGTAAATAATTACTTGAAGAAAACGGTTTCTAGCGATATTTATGTAGATAATATTAATCGGAAGATTTTGCACCTATTATCCCAAGGTATTAAAACGAAAAGCTTAAATGAATATATCGACATTTCTACCAGTGCCATAGAAAAACGGAAAAAGCAACTCAAAATTTTATTTTCTGTTCATGATGGAAAGGACGAAACATTGCTAAGAGAAGCAAAAGATAAAGGATATTTATAA
- a CDS encoding DUF456 domain-containing protein produces the protein MEIFLIFIALLLMILGIVGSFLPVLPGPLTSWAGLLVLHFTEGVELSQTFLIVTLLFAIFIYVLDYIIPAIGTKRFGGSRAGMIGTMLGLIIGLLSPIPFGIIIGPFIGALIGEMMHRNDMDKALKAAFGSFLGFIASTFLKFIVAMVYLGFFIVKLLEHNTTWS, from the coding sequence ATGGAAATTTTTTTGATATTTATAGCACTGCTTTTAATGATTCTGGGCATAGTCGGTAGTTTCTTACCAGTTTTACCTGGACCATTGACCAGTTGGGCTGGTCTGTTAGTGCTTCATTTTACGGAAGGCGTAGAATTGAGTCAGACTTTTTTGATTGTTACGTTACTGTTCGCCATATTTATTTATGTGCTAGACTATATTATTCCTGCTATTGGCACAAAGCGTTTTGGTGGCAGCAGAGCTGGAATGATTGGCACAATGCTTGGTTTAATTATTGGGCTGCTCTCTCCTATTCCTTTTGGAATTATAATTGGCCCTTTTATAGGCGCACTAATTGGGGAAATGATGCACAGAAACGATATGGATAAAGCATTGAAAGCTGCTTTTGGCTCATTTCTGGGATTTATAGCATCAACATTTCTGAAGTTTATTGTGGCTATGGTGTATTTAGGCTTTTTTATTGTGAAATTATTGGAACACAATACCACTTGGTCTTGA
- a CDS encoding lysylphosphatidylglycerol synthase domain-containing protein, whose protein sequence is MNVNSQHKTKQFFVVLIKLGIVVAAFYFIYSKIAENENLGFSQFISFLKENNTFSIKNMIFLLLLSCFNWFFEILKWQYLVKTLKRISFKSALEQSLGGQTASLITPNRLGDYGAKAVYYKKTLRTKIVLLNLLGNMAQMTITTFLGVIGLLFFINRYPININHYNLLILGIIILVFGVLVWLVMKQKRFRIKGFPLERILQFIKNIPSQTHITNLTLSLTRYLVFSFQFYYLLTVFGVHIDYLDTMVIITSMYLLASILPSISIFDVVVKGSIAVFLFGYADINELTILSITTIMWLLNFVIPSVFGSYFVLNFKLPKPVI, encoded by the coding sequence ATGAATGTCAATTCACAACACAAAACTAAACAATTCTTTGTAGTCCTAATTAAGTTGGGTATTGTAGTTGCGGCATTTTATTTTATTTATTCTAAAATTGCTGAAAATGAAAATTTAGGATTCAGTCAATTTATCTCATTTTTAAAAGAAAACAACACTTTTTCCATCAAAAACATGATTTTTTTGCTCCTTTTGAGCTGTTTTAACTGGTTTTTCGAAATATTGAAATGGCAATATTTAGTAAAAACCCTAAAGCGTATTTCCTTTAAATCGGCTTTAGAACAAAGTTTAGGAGGACAAACAGCATCGCTAATTACACCAAATCGTCTTGGTGATTATGGAGCAAAAGCCGTTTATTATAAAAAAACCTTAAGAACAAAAATTGTTTTGTTGAACCTATTGGGAAATATGGCTCAAATGACCATAACAACTTTTTTAGGTGTTATCGGTTTACTATTTTTTATCAACCGCTATCCAATAAACATCAATCATTATAACCTTTTAATTTTAGGTATAATTATTTTAGTTTTTGGTGTGTTGGTATGGTTGGTCATGAAACAAAAACGGTTTAGAATAAAAGGATTTCCTTTAGAGCGTATTCTACAATTTATAAAAAACATACCTTCTCAAACACATATAACCAACTTGACATTGTCGTTAACGCGATACCTTGTATTTTCATTTCAGTTTTATTATTTGTTGACGGTATTTGGTGTTCATATCGATTATTTAGACACCATGGTTATTATTACAAGTATGTATTTGTTGGCATCGATTTTGCCAAGCATTTCAATTTTTGATGTGGTGGTAAAAGGAAGCATTGCCGTATTCTTGTTTGGCTATGCTGATATTAATGAACTAACTATTTTGTCTATTACAACAATAATGTGGCTGCTCAATTTTGTGATTCCGAGTGTTTTTGGAAGTTATTTTGTGCTTAACTTTAAACTTCCAAAACCTGTAATATAA
- a CDS encoding glycosyltransferase: protein MLTPLLIFFILLYLIVIGLFVYGFDKVEDFKLQDLPAKTKFSIVIPFRNEGNNLPKLLDSIFNLNYPKTMFEVILVDDGSDDDSVSIIENILHTSRKNQNPRIDTIRIIQNERTSKSPKKDAITTAIKASKHNWIVTTDADCILPKYWLDAFDECIQANQPNCIVAPVTYHGSTSFFNRFQTLDFLSLQGATIGGFGINKPFLCNGANFAYCKSEFNSANGFEGNNTISSGDDIFLLEKLLKQDAKKVHYLKSEQAIVTTNPAQSIKTLIQQRLRWASKSSHYKNWFGKLVGLVVLFGNFACLALIPTVFLNILSIKIAIALFVIKFSIDFLLLFKTSRFFKQENFLLSYVFSSVIYPFFSVFIAILSLFKSYEWKGRRFKK, encoded by the coding sequence ATGCTAACCCCATTACTCATTTTTTTTATTCTTTTATATCTCATAGTCATAGGTTTATTCGTTTATGGGTTTGATAAGGTTGAAGATTTCAAGCTACAGGATTTACCAGCGAAGACTAAATTCTCAATTGTCATTCCATTTAGAAATGAAGGTAACAACCTTCCGAAGTTATTAGATTCCATTTTTAATTTGAATTATCCAAAAACGATGTTTGAAGTGATTTTGGTCGATGATGGGTCTGACGATGATTCGGTTTCAATCATAGAAAACATTCTTCATACATCTCGCAAAAACCAAAACCCTCGAATTGACACCATTAGGATTATTCAAAATGAAAGAACATCAAAATCCCCTAAAAAAGATGCCATTACTACGGCCATAAAAGCTTCAAAACACAACTGGATTGTAACCACTGATGCGGATTGTATTTTACCTAAATATTGGCTCGATGCTTTTGATGAATGTATTCAAGCCAACCAACCGAATTGTATCGTTGCACCTGTGACTTATCATGGTAGCACGTCTTTTTTCAACCGGTTTCAAACTTTGGATTTTCTGAGTTTACAAGGGGCAACTATTGGTGGTTTTGGCATAAACAAACCATTTTTGTGCAATGGTGCCAATTTTGCTTATTGTAAATCTGAATTTAATTCGGCCAATGGTTTTGAAGGCAACAATACTATTTCGAGTGGAGATGATATTTTTCTACTTGAAAAACTTTTAAAACAAGACGCTAAAAAAGTTCACTATTTAAAATCTGAACAAGCGATTGTAACTACGAATCCTGCTCAAAGTATCAAAACGCTAATTCAGCAACGTTTGCGATGGGCTTCGAAGTCTAGCCATTATAAAAATTGGTTTGGTAAATTAGTTGGTCTTGTTGTTTTGTTTGGAAATTTTGCCTGTTTAGCTTTAATTCCTACTGTTTTTTTGAATATTCTTTCTATAAAAATTGCGATTGCTTTATTCGTGATAAAATTTAGCATCGACTTTTTATTGTTATTTAAAACCTCCCGTTTTTTTAAACAGGAAAACTTTTTACTTTCTTATGTGTTTTCGAGTGTTATCTATCCTTTTTTTAGTGTGTTCATTGCGATTTTATCACTTTTTAAATCTTATGAATGGAAAGGTAGAAGGTTTAAGAAATAA